A genomic window from Fusarium oxysporum Fo47 chromosome VIII, complete sequence includes:
- a CDS encoding C6 transcription factor GliZ2, producing the protein MTSTPPHLVCPTSTRQSNPDHKKLRSACDSCHQCKVKCSGGSPCFRCTSKGLYCRYSYQNRAGKPKGSKNRRTLEREHQLRMERLAGQLRNGNIDLENSNLDMLDLSTLLPDSWEQTSTSHFSIQSSVQSTPENQWVNSTESDNELLPLQDDLDIWAMGLAPTLHTPRDITSQSIEAIMTPMSYSSPTDLGQLNDSTKPSSLGLPSPPSRARQDTTGDPCACVQTQAANISTLHQLTCREIPSRFDLAMNSITSVLETCEKFITCDVCDKSFPSMLLTLSAIELIFKLFEQFTKDNEGSLPSEEQHLVSCSLGDYKVTRQESQAIQNVLIKMTLSKGKQILDALQSVVGPRDITDEQDESESKRRDSTGDLEPKLGSLCSTDQEYMIQYIKRRNTVLEALIAAVGV; encoded by the exons ATGACTTCGACACCACCCCACTTAGTGTGTCCAACGTCAACTCGGCAGAGCAACCCTGATCACAAAAAGCTCCGCTCTGCATGTGATTCGTGCCATCAGTGTAAGGTGAAATGCTCAGGAGGATCGCCGTGTTTTCGCTGCACGTCAAAAGGCCTATACTGTCGCTACAGTTACCAGAACAGAGCTGGGAAACCCAAGGGGAGCAAAAATCGAAGAACGTTAGAAAGGGAGCACCAGCTGCGTATGGAACGACTCGCAGGCCAATTGCGGAATGGCAATATAGATCTCGAGAACTCAAACCTGGACATGCTGGATCTGTCAACACTGTTGCCAGACTCCTGGGAACAAACTAGTACT TCACATTTCTCTATTCAATCTTCTGTTCAATCCACGCCAGAAAACCAATGGGTCAATTCTACAGAATCTGACAATGAACTACTTCCCTTGCAGGATGACTTGGATATCTGGGCAATGGGCCTCGCCCCAACTTTACATACTCCCAGAGATATCACATCACAGAGCATTGAAGCCATCATGACGCCCATGTCATACAGCAGCCCTACAGATTTGGGGCAATTGAACGACTCCACCAAACCTTCATCATTGGGGCTCCCGTCTCCACCTTCCCGTGCTCGCCAAGACACAACGGGTGATCCCTGCGCTTGTGTTCAGACACAGGCGGCCAACATATCTACTTTGCATCAGCTTACATGTCGTGAAATTCCCAGCCGGTTCGACCTGGCGATGAATTCGATCACATCAGTCCTAGAGACCTGCGAGAAATTCATCACCTGCGACGTCTGCGATAAGTCCTTCCCATCAATGCTGCTTACTCTTTCAGCCATCGAGCTGATCTTCAAACTATTCGAGCAATTTACCAAGGACAACGAGGGTTCATTACCGTCGGAAGAGCAGCACCTTGTGTCATGCTCTCTTGGCGATTACAAAGTCACCAGGCAAGAGAGCCAAGCTATTCAGAACGTTCTTATCAAGATGACGCTCTCAAAGGGGAAGCAAATCCTTGACGCTTTGCAAAGTGTTGTCGGGCCTAGAGACATTACGGATGAGCAGGATGAAAGTGAATCTAAGCGGCGTGATTCAACCGGGGACCTAGAACCAAAGTTGGGATCCTTGTGCTCCACGGATCAAGAGTACATGATCCAATATATCAAACGCCGAAATACGGTCTTGGAAGCGCTTATAGCCGCGGTAGGCGTATAA